A stretch of Corallococcus macrosporus DNA encodes these proteins:
- the nuoL gene encoding NADH-quinone oxidoreductase subunit L, with product MDGIVEFFRTAPIPPEVFAPSLGLIILLPLLGAFVCGVFGKWLGRANVHLVACSAIAGAFVLSVLAFWATSDAAAGRVVSMPNPFGIERDTIRYAIAHDYGTWFAAGDFRVNFGLLVDHLSGILLLIITGVGFLIHLYSTSYMEHDDGYWRFFAYLNLFVAAMLTLVMADNLVLLFVGWEGVGMASYLLIGFWYTDSAKAWAGRKAFVTNRIGDFAFLIATFLLILTVSAFNRQADARDYNAAGSSRARYEQGISEKGPVTFKGLEKLALALPEGTGGAVSLATPIESGPLSGYTFGGVMTSIMLLFLLGAAGKSAQLPLYVWLPDAMAGPTPVSALIHAATMVTAGVYLFCRMSALLVLSPTAMATIAIVGALTSLLAALIAFAQDDIKKVLAYSTVSQLGIMFMGVGMGVFWAAAMHLMTHAFFKACLFLGAGSVMHGNGDETDIKKLGGLWKEMKWTHATFLISTLAITGIFPIMSGFFSKDAIFHGVHHNHLHGLEWVSGFVYVLGLLITASTAFYMSRVYLLTFTGKRSPEAKLAHAHESAWHMTLPLVILAFLAFITFVYALPLMPRTGGGTQPVFENFLSPVLRPAETVARVAETVKLDTSVPGVGDYAFAWMWALLGGGAAAFAYLKFFPSRVGQPVPAFARAVRRTALNKFYVDELYEFILIRPVKFMAFILFRVVDALVIDTVLVRGTAYVTEKVGLGLRRLQTGDAQAYAAIMALAILGGAVYALVQVLS from the coding sequence ATGGACGGAATCGTCGAATTCTTCAGAACGGCACCCATCCCCCCGGAGGTGTTCGCACCCTCCCTGGGGTTGATCATCCTGCTGCCGCTTTTGGGCGCGTTCGTGTGCGGCGTGTTCGGCAAGTGGCTGGGCCGGGCCAACGTGCACCTGGTGGCGTGCTCCGCCATCGCCGGCGCCTTCGTGCTGAGCGTGCTGGCCTTCTGGGCCACCAGCGACGCGGCGGCCGGGCGCGTGGTCAGCATGCCCAACCCGTTCGGCATCGAGCGGGACACCATCCGCTACGCCATCGCGCACGACTACGGGACGTGGTTCGCCGCGGGTGACTTCCGGGTGAACTTCGGCCTGCTGGTGGACCACCTGTCGGGCATCCTGCTGCTCATCATCACGGGCGTCGGCTTCCTCATCCACCTGTACTCCACCAGCTACATGGAGCACGACGACGGGTACTGGCGCTTCTTCGCGTACCTGAACCTCTTCGTCGCCGCGATGCTCACGCTGGTGATGGCCGACAACCTGGTCCTGCTCTTCGTGGGCTGGGAGGGCGTCGGCATGGCCAGCTACCTGCTCATCGGCTTCTGGTACACGGACAGCGCGAAGGCGTGGGCGGGCCGCAAGGCGTTCGTCACCAACCGCATCGGTGACTTCGCGTTCCTCATCGCCACGTTCCTGCTCATCCTCACGGTGAGCGCCTTCAACCGCCAGGCGGACGCGCGCGACTACAACGCCGCGGGCAGCAGCCGGGCGCGCTACGAGCAGGGCATCTCCGAGAAGGGCCCCGTCACCTTCAAGGGCCTGGAGAAGCTGGCCCTGGCCCTGCCGGAAGGCACGGGCGGCGCGGTGTCCCTGGCCACGCCCATCGAGTCCGGGCCGCTGTCCGGCTACACCTTCGGCGGCGTGATGACGTCCATCATGCTGCTCTTCCTCCTGGGCGCCGCGGGCAAGAGCGCGCAGCTGCCGCTGTACGTCTGGCTGCCGGACGCGATGGCCGGCCCGACGCCGGTGTCCGCGCTCATCCACGCCGCCACGATGGTGACCGCGGGCGTGTACCTCTTCTGCCGCATGAGCGCGCTGCTGGTGCTCTCCCCCACCGCCATGGCGACCATCGCCATCGTGGGCGCGCTCACGTCGCTGCTGGCGGCGCTCATCGCGTTCGCGCAGGACGACATCAAGAAGGTGCTCGCCTACTCCACGGTGTCCCAGCTGGGCATCATGTTCATGGGCGTGGGCATGGGCGTCTTCTGGGCCGCCGCGATGCACCTGATGACGCACGCGTTCTTCAAGGCCTGCCTCTTCCTGGGCGCCGGCAGCGTGATGCACGGCAACGGGGACGAGACGGACATCAAGAAGCTGGGCGGCCTGTGGAAGGAGATGAAGTGGACGCACGCCACGTTCCTCATCTCCACGCTGGCCATCACGGGCATCTTCCCCATCATGTCCGGCTTCTTCTCCAAGGACGCCATCTTCCACGGCGTGCACCACAACCACCTGCACGGCCTGGAGTGGGTGTCCGGCTTCGTCTACGTGCTGGGCCTGCTCATCACCGCGTCCACGGCGTTCTACATGTCGCGCGTCTACCTGCTGACCTTCACGGGCAAGCGGTCCCCGGAGGCGAAGCTGGCGCACGCCCATGAGAGCGCGTGGCACATGACGCTGCCGCTGGTCATCCTGGCGTTCCTCGCCTTCATCACGTTCGTCTACGCCCTGCCGCTGATGCCCCGCACGGGCGGCGGGACGCAGCCGGTGTTCGAGAACTTCCTGTCCCCGGTGCTGCGCCCGGCGGAGACGGTGGCCCGCGTGGCGGAGACGGTGAAGCTGGACACCAGCGTGCCCGGCGTCGGCGACTACGCCTTCGCGTGGATGTGGGCGCTGCTGGGCGGCGGCGCGGCGGCCTTCGCGTACCTGAAGTTCTTCCCGTCGCGGGTGGGTCAGCCCGTGCCGGCCTTCGCGCGCGCGGTGCGCCGCACGGCGCTCAACAAGTTCTACGTGGACGAGCTCTACGAGTTCATCCTCATCCGGCCGGTGAAGTTCATGGCCTTCATCCTCTTCCGCGTGGTGGACGCGCTCGTCATCGACACGGTGCTGGTGCGAGGCACCGCGTACGTCACGGAGAAGGTGGGCCTCGGGCTGCGCCGGCTCCAGACGGGTGACGCGCAGGCCTACGCCGCCATCATGGCGCTCGCCATCCTGGGCGGCGCGGTCTACGCCCTCGTGCAGGTGCTTTCATGA
- a CDS encoding complex I subunit 4 family protein, with protein sequence MSFFDTHLLNVVIYLPLVFAALVLALPASEHGQVRAITFVGMLLDLVFGVWAYFRFDPSGAEFQMEYRVPWFQQFGMSYHLGVDGLAVSLLLLTVFLGPLVVLASTTYIQHRIKEFHLALLVLQTTMLGALASMDVLLFYIFFEAMLIPMYLMVGVWGAEDRRMAAVKFFLYTLVGSLLMLVAIVAVYFISGGPGVRSFDYGTLYNNLLAANQQLAACSSGPEGACAGLSGLAATLHTYGPWMFAAFALAFAIKVPMWPVHTWLPDAHVQAPVAGSMILAGVMLKMGTYGFWRFAIPLFPVAAHQARPFLAVLAVIGIVYGALMCLAQRDIKKLIAYSSVSHLGYCMLGLLAVTGEGATGSAYQMLNHGVSTGALFLLFGFLYERRHTRLMSDYGGIAKVMPVFTAAFVIITFSSVAVPGTNGFIGEFLVLMGTFKSSLHLGFGAFATLGVILGAAYMLWMVQKVFFGSITHRENQHLRDMNLREMLTTAPFIVLVAVMGLMPQPFLDRIAPSTDRYVARASVGAPGATQAKDDQLRVEVMALPSSAAVARPSVPAPLAARE encoded by the coding sequence ATGAGCTTCTTCGACACCCACCTGTTGAACGTCGTCATCTACCTGCCGCTCGTGTTCGCGGCGCTGGTGCTGGCCCTGCCGGCCTCCGAGCACGGGCAGGTCCGCGCCATCACGTTCGTGGGCATGCTGCTGGACCTGGTGTTCGGCGTCTGGGCGTACTTCCGCTTCGACCCGTCGGGCGCGGAGTTCCAGATGGAGTACCGCGTCCCGTGGTTCCAGCAGTTCGGGATGAGCTACCACCTGGGCGTGGACGGCCTGGCCGTGAGCCTGCTGCTCCTGACGGTGTTCCTGGGCCCGCTGGTGGTGCTCGCCTCCACCACGTACATCCAGCACCGCATCAAGGAGTTCCACCTGGCGCTGCTGGTGCTCCAGACGACGATGCTGGGCGCGCTGGCGTCGATGGACGTCCTGCTCTTCTACATCTTCTTCGAGGCCATGCTCATCCCCATGTACCTGATGGTGGGTGTGTGGGGCGCGGAAGACCGGCGCATGGCGGCGGTGAAGTTCTTCCTCTACACGCTGGTCGGCTCGCTGCTGATGCTGGTGGCCATCGTGGCCGTGTACTTCATCAGCGGTGGCCCGGGCGTGCGCTCGTTCGACTACGGCACGCTCTACAACAACCTGCTCGCCGCCAATCAGCAGCTGGCCGCGTGCAGCAGCGGGCCGGAGGGCGCCTGCGCGGGCCTGTCGGGCCTGGCCGCGACGCTGCACACCTACGGGCCGTGGATGTTCGCCGCGTTCGCGCTGGCGTTCGCCATCAAGGTCCCCATGTGGCCGGTGCACACCTGGTTGCCGGACGCGCACGTCCAGGCGCCGGTGGCGGGCTCCATGATTCTTGCCGGCGTGATGCTGAAGATGGGCACCTACGGCTTCTGGCGCTTCGCGATTCCGCTCTTCCCGGTGGCGGCGCACCAGGCCCGTCCGTTCCTCGCGGTGCTGGCCGTGATTGGCATCGTGTACGGCGCGCTGATGTGCCTGGCGCAGCGGGACATCAAGAAGCTCATCGCGTACTCGTCCGTCAGCCACCTGGGCTACTGCATGCTGGGCCTGCTCGCCGTCACCGGTGAGGGCGCCACGGGCAGCGCGTACCAGATGCTCAACCACGGCGTGTCCACGGGCGCGCTGTTCCTCCTGTTCGGCTTCCTCTACGAGCGCCGCCACACGCGCCTGATGTCGGACTACGGCGGCATCGCCAAGGTGATGCCGGTGTTCACCGCGGCGTTCGTCATCATCACCTTCTCGTCGGTGGCGGTGCCGGGCACCAACGGCTTCATCGGCGAGTTCCTGGTGCTGATGGGCACGTTCAAGAGCAGCCTGCACCTGGGCTTCGGCGCGTTCGCCACGCTGGGCGTCATCCTGGGCGCGGCGTACATGCTGTGGATGGTGCAGAAGGTGTTCTTCGGCAGCATCACGCACCGGGAGAACCAGCACCTGCGCGACATGAACCTGCGCGAGATGCTCACCACGGCCCCCTTCATCGTGCTGGTGGCGGTGATGGGCCTGATGCCGCAGCCCTTCCTGGACCGCATCGCTCCGTCCACGGACCGCTACGTGGCGCGCGCCAGCGTGGGCGCTCCGGGCGCCACCCAGGCGAAGGACGACCAGCTGCGCGTGGAGGTCATGGCGCTGCCCTCCTCCGCCGCCGTGGCCCGCCCCTCCGTTCCCGCGCCGCTCGCCGCGCGCGAGTAG